The following is a genomic window from Aphis gossypii isolate Hap1 chromosome X, ASM2018417v2, whole genome shotgun sequence.
caaaacaaaatgcGTTCAGTTTAGCAGTAAGTATTTGCCGACGTTGTCACCGCCCCctcgtttttttattattattatttcaaaggcCAAGTACCTGCTGTATTAGAACGTCGTTGAGCACGCACTGCTTTCACTGCAGTCCGTCCTCCGTCGTCTCCGCCgtctatgtaaataataataataataataataaaaataaaattaaaaatccaacatatataatataggtatacactatatttacgtacgctaataattattttgttcttttgGACGGGTCTTAAATGATAGGCTTTTTAGAAGGATCAAAGGCCATTAAAAACGTAATGATGGCTTTCTTCTTTTCTAGAAAACTTTTAGGTGGCAATCCACGGACGCATTAATGTCGACTGTGcagtgtaaattatatacaactataataaagaatcataatttatagtttcataACTTACCTATAGGCATAATATACGCGTATTCACTTTGTCGGTACTCGCACTTAAATACTCAATTAACCGTAAAGCtcgtataacaataaacaaacgTAAAGCACGAATAACGAGTAGGTATCtcttacctaatatatttatataaatttaaaacatatatcgttgaaaaaatataatgttagcTTAATACGttggaaattaataatgattcaaaAATGATAGTAGTCGTTTTCTAGTTTAAtttgtaacatttaaattggGTACTATCTAGATTATATACATTCTACTCAAGGCCACATGGGCGCCGCGAGGGGGTGAAAGGGGGTGCACTTGCACCCCCtggcttttcaaaaaaataaaaaattgaatggtattgtataatattatatttataatatcaaataataataatataaattattattatataatgtatattagaattagaaaTCACAGTATACTATGCACAAATGCACCCACCTGATAAAACTCCTGGCGGCGCCTATGCAAGGCCATGAactacgtaggtacctattttattaattgtatttttatatgatttttattaattatatcattgattttattagaatGAATTTTACATGAACTTTTTATCAGACTCTTTACATCATTATCTGAACTATTGAATATAGTCTTAACCATgtaataatacacacatttttGTTAGCGATATTAGTTTTgctaaaattcaaatgttataatactatacaagcTTTTCCGATATATTCTGTCCTAGACTTTcttgaaaataacaaatatattttgtcgaAATTAATAACTCTTTTCAATAATTCGTACAATTATTGACTGCTGTTCAAGTGTTGATTTACCTCTACAAATCCATACTAAGTGTCCTCCGATATACTCTTCTGCTATggattatacaaatatacaatcgCTTCAATAGAATCCTTTAAAACAccatatagccatataggtatactgtaTTTAGTAGGAATATTCttctataattgtaaattgtaagataggtagttttgataatttaaaatatagcggaatccatttatattttgggattgaatattaattaaatttgtttgtggTCTTGAATtgaaagttgaaaaataaatatgttatgaaaCTAATCCTCTTCTAggattttataagttttgttGACAATTTGtacatagatttaaatatgtcCTAATAGTTTCATTCATGATATtgcaatattttgattttaattcagAATCCATTTTATACCTCTTCCACCATGAATAATGAGTTGAATgcaaaatattgaacaattcGTCAATCGTAacgaaatacaatatatactgaTTATAGAACATATTTACTTTAGCTATATAGATAttctttaatattcattaattacatTGTACTTGAAGTTTGTGAgcttctatttatataatggcacatgtatacaaatatatcagTACAGAATTAGCTCACATAGctaaaatacaatgttatagtttggttttgtttttataaaatatatagtactataatattatatagttacggttaaaaaaatttgcttAAACAAATCGAAAACTTTATCTTtcgtaaatattgttataatgattgtttaatttttttattattattagtatttatgcattctattaattcaataaaattgatttgtttaattatattgatataaaaatggaaGGGTAAcaattgaatttttgaaaaatgtaaataatttcaattatccgtattatattataaccgcaataattgtaatcgatttgcaattatttgtactatttgtcataatattgtacagaAATATTGCGTATCAACTACAAACGGCTTAgcgttttaattagtttatcgTACACGACGAGTCAATGAATCTGTACGGTTTCGGAGGCGGTCTCGAATTTCACTGTGATATAGATTCGTTGCttacaaaaattaagaaagcgttagaaaaaaagaaaaattaccgttgcatatatttatacgattaACGTATAATCCCGCTATAAAGAACAGCGTTACTGTCTTACTGGTTAGCTGAATGACATGATCGAATCACACTTCATACCTGGTAAAATTTATCatcacaaatataaataaaaaatcataagaaGAACACAACGTTGAAAAACTAATACATTCCTTAAGTTTTGCTCTAGATTTAGGATATATGTaaacagtattaaaaaaaaagtgaacatCATTTTCTTTTCCTACTTTGTTGTTGGACATTACAGGACTGTTACACACATTACGGAATTGTACTCACTCACGATACTTAGCAGTCAGCAAGTACCGGAAATGAAAACCAAACACGATAATGACCTTTGTCCAGCGATGGTTATCGAAAACGGAAGACGCACACATAAATTTCGGTCGTTCCGTCCACCGGACATGCATATTAtggcatttatatatatacctatatacattatacatgcatattatattatgcacaatgATATACACGTCGTCactatattaactaaataattaaatatgcacAGTTCTCAAACTATTGTATTCGGTAAGCACTAAGTTGCTGTAAAAAGCCTACAAAACTCGCCAAATACCAGATATGTCAATTATGAGCCATATGTGATTTGATTTCTAGTTAGTTTTCTTTATAATgcttgtaaaacaaaatacctagtcaattatttaaaactagaaATATTTAGAAACTTTGAAGTGAACAATCCATATAGAATTTGGCTGATTATGTCATTGGTATTAGAATTTGTCGACTGAACATACTTCAGTTTCTGAAAAGATCATTGAATGTATTGGCTTTACTATGATGTatgcttacatttttttcttaagtcACTTTTTATACTAAAGAAATTGATTCGATATTCTATAGGTAATTTCTAAAAGGAAATTGCatctaatttgtattttacttttaggaGTCATAATAGACGTAACTTTAAGCtttgtaggtaataataatcgtggaaactaaaaatgaattactgTAAAACggcaataaataaaagatgatacttatattatttttagttatttaatattatacaaaataccagtttttgacaagccgatttttattttatttatttaaaattattgatgcacacttgattaattataaacaattgtcACTTTCATGTTTTTCTTTCTTAAAAGTACTCGATGTGTATGATTCAAAGTAATCacgatatacctatttataaccagcttaaaatttaaataattttttttttacaagattttataaaagtataaacatctaaatattctaaaagtaacaatagtacaatacaacataatataatacatttaaactttGAACACACAATTTCGGAGCACAGTTTTTGAACCACTGGTTTTAATATACACGAGTTCACAACACACCcacacaaacaaaaatatatatattttaatatactccgtttgaattaattagtttattgttgtaggtatattatactacaatatacgTGCGGCTTGGAACGTTATCGTCCGATCCTAATCCGTGCACCACTGTTCCGATAAATATACCAAAATGTTAACCATATACTACTCgtgaactatataatatatacttacgtgTATAGCGTAATAGCGATAATAGCACGCCGTATACGTGTTAAACAGAGGGTGGTCGGAAGACAAAAACTTCGGAGAGGGACGGATGgagaataaaaaacaaatatccaTTACCCACACCCCGGTTACGGGACTAATTGTGTGGTATAAGAAGGGACTTGCCTTGAATAGGCTTTGCTTATGCCGGGGTATACCTATACCGGACTATATACGTACAAAATAACGTGtactgttgtattatatagtatatacttatgGTTAGTACGTGTTATTGCGGTGGTAGTttgaattattagaaaaatgcgACGTGCAAAAGTAGCTTACactcaaaattattaagtacgaCGAGTGTTTGTTCGTATACGCCATTTAGTAAAATTGCCTttttgcgaaaaaaaaaatactcacgATGTAGAACGGTCGGTCGGGTCGTCATCCGGTTAAATGTCATAAATACGTATACACAAAccataaataaagttatttattaataatctgtTTTGCGTGATATACTGATATAAAAAGGCGATCGAACTCCGTAATATACTTGAAGATGAAGCTACTAAATACGCATtcccaacatattattatgttataattaggCACGTTAAAATTTCTCAATTTTATAGACAtagttatagactatagtcaCTAGCACTGAGTTTCtttggtaattatttaattaccaaaTGACTATATGACGTATTTAATTTGTCTATTACATCCccctacattatttttttatttttatcgacgGAGCATTGAATACATTAGTGGTGTACTATGCCGGTGGGACGAATTCTCGCGGGgagtacagtatattattatcataagctataattaataattaaagatattCCAGCTTTATGGCTtcagagaaaaatatattgacatgatatatcatataataataatgttaacagCATATATTACACATTGGTCATTATTACATTGATACACTGTGGCGACATGttgtataaaactttaaataaatttgaatttagaaaaatcactaaatataataaaaatatatacacttcTAATTACCCAGATATAGAAAACAAGTTGAACGCCGGTCATAATTTTCTTGtatccaatatttttaatagtaggtacaataatatttaatatttgtctaTAATCCTAAATTCTTGAGTCTTTTAAATGGAGCTATGAacgtattgatttttaaattatgtgttttttgaaacaataaaaatgtttcgatTTTTAATTCCAGTATCTATTCTGATAGAAAATCGAATTTAATTGATAGTTGGTGGGaggaaaataacaaaaattctcAATAGTTCGAAAGTgggaaacacaaaaaaaaattaaggacaAACCGGAAACATTGGTCAAAatcagtttttgttttttgatgtAACTTAAAAACGAATAGATAACCAAAGATAGGTACTTCAAATTATTACCACAggtttatattaacattttctatacataatatatttttaaaaaataatttgattttttgagctatttgtatacatttgagaaggtcattttattttagttttttatctaggtataaatttaataaaaatgttttcactattaccaaagttaaaaatatatttttaaatacctaattgataagtgataaccattacatacttttattatgcATGCTAgtgcaataaatattgttaaatttataatgtgctGTACATCTATACTCTACGCCTACACTATAATATCTACGTAACgagtattattcaaataataaaatttaaatcaaaaaatttcaatagaaattatgtttaaatttaatctattcttACACAAGgtgaaattttgtaaaaataatccacaaggtcaaataataaaatgctctcataaaaattatgatagtaATTATTCCGATATTCATTCAAATTGTTCATACTTATTAGTGTCCTCTCAGATTGACACAGACACACGGTGCACACACAGACTCACTACTATTCCTTTCCAACAAAATGATTTACACCTAAGCTAGTagagataatattttgtaattgattCAACGTactgatacatattattactctgtattatattatacataaaataatatgacctaTATTCTTacctatttacttttattgttattaaattatttgatcaattaattaattacctacctactcaatatatagtatactttgCTTGACCCTACTACACATTATACTTAACCGTACTTAACGTGGCGTTTGTGTGTTGTAGATGATTTTTTCACCGGCAAACGCCGCCATGGATTCGGTGACGTCGATCGGCAATAACCGGGACGGTGACGGTTTCCGGAAAAAGTACGGTCCCAAGTCGACCGACTCGCTGACCTTCTCTATTGCCCGCATCATGGAACCGGACGTCCGGAAACAACCCAACGCACCAGCGGCCGACTACTTCCACGCACTTGAATCGGCGTTTAAGAAATACGTGCCGTCGTTCAGGTCCAATCCACTACAATCCACGCACTGCGCTGCCACCGTCAACGATGGACGGACACCGCTGACCGTCAACAACAACGACCGTTATCTGTCGACGTCCATGGCGACAACGACGACGGCCGTACAGCTGTTTCAATATCAGCAACACCCCAAGTTGCCGTGCGCCGTGGTAGAAACACCGGCTCATTCCCGTTCACAACCGCCTCCGCCGTCATCCGAACTTCCGGCGCTCACTGCACTTCCTGTGATCCCTGCACTTCCGGTGCCTCCGCCGCCACCGCCTCCACCGTCATCACATCAGATGACGCTCGGACGGCTCGCCGCATCCAAATCCGCTCTGCCGCCGTCCAGCACCAAGGAATTGTCACAGGCTGTCACCTCTGTCACACCGGTTAAAACGTTTACCTGCAACCATTGCGGAAAAGTGTTCTACGCTCATTACAACCTGACGAGACACATGCCTGTCCACACAGGTGCTCGGCCGTTCATTTGcaaggtatatattaataatataaaaatatacaatttatttattattataccccaCTCGCACAATTCCCGTGGTTCAACATTTCAAAAGGGATTCTAAATAATGGTACACttcttttaaaatctatttggaTGCATATTGACTTCAACAACGATgaggtgtataaaaaaaatataatgtaattaaaataccaacatttgaaaatattaccctcttaaaaattacttaagcTCCACACATATTCCAAATCTTAACGATTTTTCACTAAAACAGTGCAGGAAaaagtagtttattttaataaataatttcatgatAAGAGCGAATAATGAGAACAGATAATTAACTTCAACGCCTCTGAGCCTATTTCTATAACCGGTGTGAGTCATTTATTCGACGGTTTAGTGatcgataaaatatgatataaatatcatgTGATCGAATCGTTTTATTGATACCGTCGAAATGTTTTGTGTTCGAAGAAAAGTTAATCGTTTGATACCAGATTactttatctaatatttttatagacctAACCTGATCAGAAATACAATCCTACAATATACGCTTCAAAGAAGTGAAACAAAGACTCTTAGCTGATCCAGGTTATGACTAAAGCTTTGATTACTTATGCAgttagtatacctaatataattatactaattattttaatattttactacatttattttttacttaataataatttgcctaattttttttaaaacgacattttttatttgtatggttttttttaaagatttattattttattatgtttagcttaaaatgtatgttttctactacaatatatttcgATCGCATTACATTTCGATCACttgaatttttgatattatatttttaaatgtgttcGAATACATATTGACATTTCGATTACTTTTTATCGAAAACTAGACTGTTCGCCTCTACATTTTCGACCAGACTACCCACACCCTTCTATAACCTAGCTTATccattgaaaatataacagaTATGCTACACTACCTACTGAATAGTATATAACAGCCAACTCATATACGATAATTTAGCGTAGGTTAACAGACGATGCGCAAACTATAAGAGGCGGTATGTTTAACCTCTGCAAATTACAGATATGGAGTCAACTGGGTTTGGTATTAGATCCTATTCCTTTCAAGTTTAtcttaaatcaaaattgtgCTAATGACTAtacattaagtaaataaattcataataacgGTTTGATATGGCTTTGaagtttaataatcataactatgagatataaataatttattcaataataataattatataaatatattatatttttattgatcctTACTCTGCatcaaaaagtaaaagtaGTAAAACGTCATAAGGTACAattgcaatatttatattgtttataagtcATACTTATGTCACACGGATAATACGAagtaaaaataggtaaaacaaattataatcgaaaaatttgcattaatgtaatattatagttgtttttatatttatgatttatatagatatactttataatattatattattattatattatattattttaaatttacacggTTTTAATGGGAAATTCCTGCTTCGAGATAATATACACTGTCGTGCCgccgcttttattttttttacttagcccGCGCCACGACCGTGGCGCtggataaaaacaataatataggtttaCAATATGTTCAACAAtattacaagttataatataacctaactatttatttgtaacaaCGAAGATGAATTATACattggaaataatataaactatcatATTAACGATTTTCAACtgatttaacattttcagTAGTTGAAACagtaaaattgtcaaattGATACAAATATCTTGTTAACTCTATAGCCCTACATTAACactattgttttcaatataaCATGATTTTTTAACAGTATGATTGCGATTTctgttttatatacaaaatgataaaaaaatccaaacaaGCACaccagttttcaaaaaaccgTGATGGTTAATCGAAATTTGATCTACAGGATAGGTTTTCGAACGCAATGACTATTACGACATTTCACTACAGTACCTAGCCAAATTCCCGTTAAGTAGATTAATCTGTTAAAATAtgtcgtttttattttcattcgacttattatatacaactcgttcctatataaagtataaagtaacttaaaaaaaaaaaatgttatttagtataatcatTTCAGACAAAGAgtagttgaataaaataaactccTTCGGGCGATCATTTTAGTATTCTAGTAAAACCCCTAGGGCGAACCGGTCAACTGCAGTTTACGAGACCTAtacgtatgaaaaaaaatcagtcaTAGTTACCTCGGGCGTATGAAAACACTAACGATTTTCAATTTGACTAACACATATGTTAAATGTTCGGTATGAGTATCGTTTGCAACCTTCACCCAAGTTTCATCCAGTTGTGTTTGGTTTTACATTTCATACTATTAATATGAAGATAGATGACTACAATGGAGTGTGTAAATCGTCCATatgctatattaaaatataaaattaaaaagccccctctaaaaaataatcctGGCTACGCACCtgcatatactatataaatatatacagtatatactatatacatataatatactgtttggCTTTTCACTTTTCTGCCAAAATTGACCTTTTCGTTATTATCAATTCCGTTTACCACCGCAccagtataataacattatatactttcattttcaatcattacaaattaaaattttaagattttgataaaaaaaatatgaggtTTGATTGATAATTggcaatgattttaaaaataactttaaatctaACTGAAATAGTTAAGAATGTAAAGAGACAacgattattgattaaaaaaataataaaaagaacacTTAGAATGAAGGATAcgtctttaaaattaaataaacaaagtatttaataatattactttgacagttaatacataaaaattttttattaaattacgaaaataaattttaataattaattaaattataactatactttatcttaattgttatatgtataggtactattgttTAAGATTCTtgaagtgataataatataaactaaaggttccattaataaaattcaaatacatattattttagtgataataataatccttaATAACACgtcttataatatgtgattaaagctattttattacttatatacattgtgTTTAGAGGTTTAGAATAGGCATAGAATTGCACAAACATaaatgctatataatatattatatttttcacctGTTAAATCgtacatagtacctatatttatcgcttaactttatatatatatttatcactacacgattgaaaactataatttataatactatattatattattatgcatcatattacataaatattacaccACTATTACCTGTATACCAGATAcctttatataaaagtaatatgtttataaattggtaTAACTGTATGAATAACAGTCCTGAaacaagtattaaatttaaaattcctaaTTTAGTGCACAATTTGGGTGACGACtagtatctatattctatagtatttactagtataataatagtataataagtaataaatatttgaaccttaaaataatatgatagacaTTTTCCAATACGCTGgctgtaactataataaaaatgataataatcgtTAGATGTATGAAtgtcaaatacttataataattaggtaatgtaataatatagtatatgaatTGAAAACTTAGCCTTTCATTTTAAGCATATTCAACAACACTTTTCACTTTTCAGAATTTCATTGCGTCTAAATCAATTCATAACCATCACCCGCTGTAGTAAAAACGTTTGcgttatatttacaaaagatTTTTCACTAATCATAGGCATTATTGTCTACCCACTTGCACGATCTGTTTGATCTCAACAACGTGCACCCTTACCACGTATTTGTACACCGAGTGAACGTATATACACTAAACAACACACCACTCAAAATGATCAGCATAATGAGAACTACCAAGTACCAAACACCACGCGAGGTCTCTAACCTTAAACTTTATCAGTCaaatcaataaacaaaaataaaaataaaaattaattatgtttcacGCTGTTAATACAACACCACCTACTTAATACTTTAGTAATACTGCGAatcggtaatattataatagcaaataaaaattaaaatacgcaaagaaatcagaaattaaataaatttaaaattatttttattacctatagtcaaatagtgttatttatatttaataataaatatttatttttctaatattacattatttttaaaataaatttaataaacttattaaacatacattttgcaaaataaacttttaaaatatagttcaagatcaacaaaaatatgaagcaatattatgtaaacattgtaaaccaaaataaacattgataATGGTGTtactttattgaaatattcgtgTTCGACAATTAATGTTGCATtcaagttgttttattttgttagttgTTACTTTTTTAACACAATTCACGAAGTGTctctaaagaaaatataataataaaatattatatcaaactatgaaatttagtttaaataccataaattttattatataaaataattctagaaGAAACTTTTTGTTCGACGAAGACGTATACCTAATGTTTTCActaaaactaataagtaataactttagTTACCTATAGCATATCTATTTCCTATGaattttttcttcatattacgcagttttgattttgattttcccCCTCGATTCATTGCAGGTAAACAAACACACataatacgataaaaatgaataagtacctacttacttaCTGAAACCtaagcaatataaaatattattgtgtgcaCCCTAAATCGGTCACATATTTGAGAGGATTACTCGTCCAATATACCTCTATTTTCGTGTACTAATGTACCACGGGGTCAGTCATGTAGAAATTCATTTGATTCCTTTTAAGTATTTCTGGTTTCTTATTAAGTcttgaaaaaatgtaacaatataaaatcattttcaaacaataggtacaaatcaaatatatcGACTCAGAATAATCTACTTG
Proteins encoded in this region:
- the LOC114120525 gene encoding fez family zinc finger protein 1-like, whose product is MIFSPANAAMDSVTSIGNNRDGDGFRKKYGPKSTDSLTFSIARIMEPDVRKQPNAPAADYFHALESAFKKYVPSFRSNPLQSTHCAATVNDGRTPLTVNNNDRYLSTSMATTTTAVQLFQYQQHPKLPCAVVETPAHSRSQPPPPSSELPALTALPVIPALPVPPPPPPPPSSHQMTLGRLAASKSALPPSSTKELSQAVTSVTPVKTFTCNHCGKVFYAHYNLTRHMPVHTGARPFICKVCGKGFRQASTLCRHKIIHTEEKPHTCAICGKAFNRSSTLNTHTRIHAGYKPYTCEYCGKGFHQKGNYKNHKLTHSVEKAYKCTVCHKAFHQVYNLTFHMHTHNDKKPFTCHVCGKGFCRNFDLKKHLRKLHDAPYPQHQPATVASQATAAALAAQPPLPPPQNVRHGLGTCVPPFQPVQSGSHRNAIMSHNSPHRY